Proteins encoded by one window of Salmonirosea aquatica:
- a CDS encoding GAF domain-containing protein encodes MATQTESIIDALPSDAASLDWQQILTDTIAAFDCTTGTIHTLDQETQLLMLRAQQGIPEFLLPKMSQIPIGKGMAGIAAERREAVEMCNLQTDESGVARPSAKETKVEGSLAAPMLLDGELYGVLGIAKPVPYDFSETEISALMQLGQEISRLLSQ; translated from the coding sequence ATGGCTACCCAAACCGAATCCATTATAGACGCCCTGCCCTCCGATGCTGCGTCGCTCGATTGGCAGCAAATTCTCACCGATACCATCGCTGCTTTTGATTGTACCACGGGCACCATCCATACCCTAGATCAAGAAACCCAGCTGCTAATGCTACGGGCGCAACAGGGCATTCCCGAATTTTTACTGCCCAAAATGTCCCAGATTCCCATTGGCAAAGGCATGGCGGGCATTGCAGCCGAACGCCGGGAAGCTGTGGAAATGTGCAATCTACAGACCGACGAGTCGGGGGTGGCCCGTCCGTCGGCGAAGGAAACCAAAGTAGAAGGGTCGCTCGCCGCACCGATGCTCCTGGATGGTGAATTGTATGGCGTCCTGGGTATTGCCAAACCCGTTCCGTACGACTTCAGCGAAACCGAAATCAGCGCTTTGATGCAGCTTGGGCAAGAAATCAGCCGCCTTCTTAGTCAGTAA
- a CDS encoding amidohydrolase family protein, producing the protein MHLLRFLPLFFLCTLACKSQQRSADGYQAFTGATIIDGSGGTPIPDGVLLLQNGKVVAVGTQQNVTIPTHAIRHDVTGKTIIPGIINAHGHVGDVQGIEGGHYSAQTIKDNLALYARYGITTVVSLGGDREAAVPLRAVNDTTATQRARMFIAGEVITGNTPAEALEVIDKNHAMGVDFMKIRVDDNLGTSPKMTKEVYRAVIKRSHELGYKIATHMYYLDDAKKLLDAGTDLLAHSVRDLPVDSAFIKSIQEKKVPYCPTFTRELSTYVYGDTADFFTDPFFLRAYDQTTIQPLLDPARQAQVRNSKSAKTYKQQLPTAMANLKTLSDAGVPIVFGTDSGIPTRFMGYFEHLEMTMMADAGLTPMQIIVSASKNAAEYLGLKDVGTLSPGHWADFLVLDADPLVDIRNVRKMESVYIGGEKVADKP; encoded by the coding sequence ATGCATCTGCTCCGATTTCTCCCCCTGTTTTTCCTATGTACCCTGGCCTGCAAAAGCCAGCAGCGCTCAGCGGATGGCTACCAGGCCTTCACTGGCGCCACGATCATCGATGGGAGCGGAGGTACCCCCATTCCCGATGGTGTTTTGCTCTTGCAAAATGGAAAGGTAGTGGCGGTAGGTACCCAGCAGAATGTTACGATTCCAACCCATGCGATTCGTCACGACGTGACCGGTAAAACCATAATTCCTGGTATTATCAATGCTCACGGTCACGTTGGCGACGTGCAGGGGATCGAGGGAGGGCATTATTCGGCCCAAACGATCAAGGACAATCTGGCGTTGTACGCGCGTTATGGCATCACGACCGTCGTGAGCCTGGGTGGAGATAGAGAAGCCGCTGTGCCCCTCCGGGCGGTGAATGATACCACCGCGACTCAACGGGCCCGCATGTTCATTGCCGGAGAGGTAATTACGGGCAATACACCCGCTGAGGCGCTGGAGGTGATTGACAAAAATCACGCGATGGGTGTAGATTTCATGAAGATCCGGGTGGATGACAACCTGGGTACTTCGCCCAAAATGACCAAAGAAGTATACCGCGCGGTAATCAAACGTTCGCATGAGCTGGGCTACAAAATCGCCACCCACATGTACTACCTCGACGACGCCAAAAAGCTACTCGACGCGGGTACCGACCTGCTGGCCCACAGCGTCCGCGACCTACCCGTGGATAGCGCTTTCATAAAATCAATTCAGGAGAAAAAGGTACCTTACTGCCCTACCTTTACCCGCGAGCTTTCGACCTACGTGTACGGTGATACGGCCGATTTTTTTACCGATCCCTTCTTCCTGCGGGCGTATGACCAAACGACCATCCAGCCTCTGCTCGACCCCGCCCGACAGGCGCAGGTGCGCAACAGCAAGAGCGCCAAAACCTACAAGCAGCAGCTACCTACCGCAATGGCGAATTTGAAAACCCTCAGCGACGCCGGGGTACCCATCGTATTCGGGACCGACAGTGGTATCCCGACCCGTTTCATGGGGTACTTTGAGCATCTGGAAATGACGATGATGGCCGATGCAGGACTCACACCGATGCAAATCATCGTGTCGGCCAGCAAAAATGCGGCCGAGTACCTGGGGTTAAAAGATGTAGGTACCTTGTCGCCCGGCCATTGGGCTGACTTCCTGGTGCTGGATGCCGATCCGCTGGTCGACATCCGGAACGTACGAAAAATGGAAAGTGTGTATATCGGGGGAGAAAAAGTAGCAGACAAGCCGTAG
- a CDS encoding DUF4349 domain-containing protein has protein sequence MKTTVRILIAVLCGLGCSCNQEQQDHQEVMAQVDLMQIPPPKVQEMLISPEQEADRDLQQPAETKVPTERKIIKNGTIRFDTKDAKETQAYIAKSVAEYKGFIVLESSNDQNYQIEYRTTVQIPADKFEEFLTVISTQVDNLRSKDISAEDVTAEYVDVESRIKTKKELEARYQQLLQKATKVEEMLAIEREMGTLRTDIESIEGRLRYLKDRVAFSTLTIIYYETPPASLGFLGKLGIGLADGWNNLLEFLVAVVSLWPFWLLIAGFIFLLLRYRRRKVAKA, from the coding sequence ATGAAAACAACCGTTCGAATACTCATTGCAGTTCTCTGCGGCCTAGGTTGTTCCTGCAACCAGGAGCAGCAGGATCATCAGGAAGTAATGGCGCAAGTCGATTTGATGCAGATTCCACCCCCCAAGGTTCAAGAAATGCTAATTAGCCCTGAACAGGAAGCCGATAGGGATTTACAGCAGCCTGCTGAAACCAAGGTACCCACGGAACGAAAGATCATCAAGAATGGAACAATCCGTTTTGATACGAAAGATGCCAAAGAAACCCAGGCCTACATTGCCAAATCCGTGGCAGAATATAAAGGTTTCATTGTATTGGAAAGCAGTAATGATCAGAATTATCAGATTGAATACCGTACTACAGTTCAAATCCCGGCCGATAAATTTGAAGAATTTCTTACTGTCATCTCTACCCAGGTGGATAATCTGCGCAGTAAGGATATCAGCGCCGAGGATGTGACGGCCGAGTACGTGGATGTAGAGTCCCGTATTAAAACCAAAAAAGAACTGGAAGCCCGCTACCAGCAACTCCTGCAAAAAGCCACCAAGGTAGAAGAAATGCTGGCCATCGAGCGCGAGATGGGTACCCTGCGCACCGACATTGAATCCATCGAAGGACGGCTGAGGTACCTCAAAGACCGGGTCGCATTCAGTACGCTGACGATTATTTACTACGAAACGCCTCCCGCTTCACTCGGTTTTTTAGGAAAGTTAGGGATAGGGCTGGCCGATGGCTGGAACAACCTGCTGGAATTTCTGGTGGCGGTGGTAAGCCTGTGGCCGTTTTGGCTGCTTATAGCAGGTTTTATTTTCCTGCTGCTGCGATACCGACGGAGAAAAGTCGCCAAAGCGTAA
- a CDS encoding serine hydrolase, with product MQTPRSIFLKSLIYCLVIVCILPTHSFAQQPVSVDFKKLDAYFAKAQKTWGVPGMSVGIVKDGKVVFEKGYGVAKQGTSTPVDDKTMYAIASNSKAFTSALIGMLVQEGKLNWDDKVRKYLPYFALYDTYAGENATIRDILSHRVGLGTFSGDIIWYNSDLTSEEIIRRVRYLPPGYEFRAGYGYSNVMFITAGEIIKTVTGKSWYQNVKERILDPLGMTRTVVNTDQVAKMGNAATPHALADNKVNVPIPYTSWEEIASTGGLFSCVDDLTKWMIFNLNNGINGKDTLLTASTRNMVWTVHNSFGVDRTKPNDLGTAFSGYGLGWGLRDYQGHLKVSHTGGYDGMISSVSMLPDQKLGVVVLTNGLKAPINALAHYTFDAFLGRPETDWSQKDLDRTNQNYASDTRIAERKASRLLNTKPSLPLSTYEGTYHTDVYGDMTVKQVNGALEIEFEHSPTLNSKLSHWHYDTFKMEWKTPRPWFSFGTVKFTTDNNQKVTGIEFDVPNDDFWFYELNAKKVQ from the coding sequence ATGCAGACTCCTCGATCCATTTTCCTAAAAAGCCTGATTTACTGTCTTGTCATTGTCTGTATTCTGCCGACCCATTCTTTCGCGCAGCAGCCGGTATCGGTCGATTTTAAAAAACTTGACGCCTACTTTGCCAAGGCCCAAAAAACCTGGGGGGTACCCGGTATGTCCGTGGGTATCGTGAAAGACGGCAAGGTCGTATTTGAGAAAGGGTACGGCGTTGCCAAGCAGGGTACCTCGACGCCGGTGGACGACAAAACGATGTACGCCATCGCGTCCAATTCCAAGGCTTTTACTTCGGCGCTCATCGGGATGCTGGTGCAGGAAGGCAAGCTTAACTGGGACGACAAAGTGCGCAAGTACCTGCCCTACTTTGCCCTGTACGACACTTATGCCGGTGAGAACGCCACCATCCGCGATATTCTGAGTCATCGCGTGGGGTTGGGTACCTTCAGTGGCGATATTATTTGGTATAATTCTGACTTGACCTCCGAAGAAATCATCCGGCGGGTCAGGTACCTACCTCCCGGCTACGAATTTCGGGCGGGCTATGGCTACTCCAATGTGATGTTTATTACGGCGGGCGAAATCATCAAAACCGTCACGGGCAAGTCGTGGTACCAGAACGTGAAAGAACGCATCCTCGACCCGCTGGGTATGACTCGTACCGTGGTCAATACCGATCAGGTGGCCAAAATGGGCAATGCGGCTACGCCTCACGCCCTGGCCGATAATAAGGTCAATGTACCTATTCCCTACACCAGCTGGGAGGAAATTGCGTCCACGGGCGGGTTGTTTTCCTGCGTGGATGATCTGACCAAATGGATGATTTTTAACCTCAATAATGGTATCAACGGAAAGGATACCTTACTTACAGCCAGTACCCGGAATATGGTCTGGACGGTGCACAACAGTTTTGGCGTGGATCGCACCAAACCCAATGACCTGGGTACTGCTTTTTCGGGTTACGGCCTCGGCTGGGGATTGCGCGATTATCAGGGCCACCTGAAAGTGTCCCACACGGGCGGCTACGACGGCATGATCAGCTCCGTGAGCATGCTGCCCGACCAGAAACTGGGCGTAGTTGTATTGACTAACGGCCTGAAAGCACCCATCAACGCCTTGGCGCACTACACGTTCGATGCGTTTCTGGGTCGCCCCGAAACCGACTGGTCGCAGAAAGACCTGGACCGCACCAATCAGAACTACGCCAGCGATACCCGGATCGCCGAGCGGAAAGCCAGCCGCCTTTTGAACACCAAACCCAGCCTACCCTTGAGTACTTACGAGGGTACCTACCATACCGATGTGTACGGCGACATGACGGTAAAGCAAGTTAACGGCGCGCTGGAAATTGAGTTTGAACACAGCCCTACGCTCAACTCCAAGCTGTCGCACTGGCATTACGATACCTTCAAGATGGAGTGGAAAACGCCCCGCCCGTGGTTTTCATTTGGCACCGTCAAGTTCACGACCGACAACAACCAAAAGGTAACGGGCATCGAGTTCGATGTACCCAATGATGATTTCTGGTTTTATGAATTGAACGCGAAGAAGGTGCAGTAG
- a CDS encoding lipocalin family protein: protein MTQSDSPLNLQALEGTWYIHFSDFPMWLKGDKQYPTFTYTIRRRKGVVGLKDEVRYLKNNKAKSINGFDVPVGAGHESFVWRGDGLLALLKSKWDIVYLDPAGTWAIIHFEKTLFTPEGYDVMARNGQLSEKVRQEIQEKLSELGLLSRMKAIAQK, encoded by the coding sequence ATGACGCAATCTGACTCTCCGCTGAACCTCCAAGCCCTGGAAGGTACCTGGTACATTCACTTTTCGGACTTCCCGATGTGGCTCAAAGGCGATAAGCAGTACCCAACCTTCACCTACACCATCAGGCGCAGAAAGGGGGTGGTGGGTTTGAAAGACGAAGTAAGGTATTTGAAAAATAACAAAGCGAAAAGCATCAACGGGTTCGATGTACCTGTCGGGGCCGGTCACGAGTCGTTTGTATGGCGGGGCGATGGTCTGCTGGCTTTGCTGAAAAGCAAATGGGATATCGTTTACCTCGATCCGGCGGGTACTTGGGCCATCATTCATTTTGAGAAAACCCTTTTTACCCCTGAGGGCTACGATGTGATGGCCCGCAACGGGCAATTGAGTGAAAAAGTACGGCAGGAGATTCAAGAAAAGCTTTCAGAACTGGGCCTGCTTTCCCGGATGAAGGCCATTGCGCAGAAGTAA
- a CDS encoding GIY-YIG nuclease family protein has translation MKFGKTIKIFLIDGDPNGRMTCELSNWTGKAYKIPRIKVKDCVDRPDLINTGIYLLLGRDDEGYERVYIGEAENILKRLNQHITQKDFWNEAIVFVSKDDNLNKAHIKYLENRLFEIAHIAKRYKIENTVTPTQSSISESDRAEMEEFLENIKLLINTLGHKVFEEKREYKSRLKTLQDIFNINASRGANAQGEPTSEGFVVFKGSKIATTTVASFPPYMSKLRQRLVDEGIIQMNGGDLILVDDYIFNSASTAAALVMGRSANGLVEWKLPGGKTLKSYESEDKLLTSNTVSIETYEQ, from the coding sequence ATGAAATTCGGGAAGACAATCAAAATATTTCTCATAGACGGCGATCCTAACGGCCGCATGACATGCGAGCTATCTAATTGGACAGGAAAAGCTTACAAGATTCCCAGAATAAAAGTAAAGGATTGCGTTGATCGGCCCGATTTGATTAATACAGGCATTTATTTGCTTTTGGGTAGAGATGATGAAGGATATGAAAGAGTATATATTGGAGAAGCGGAAAACATTTTAAAGCGCCTAAATCAACATATTACTCAGAAAGACTTCTGGAATGAAGCAATCGTTTTTGTGAGCAAGGATGACAATCTGAACAAGGCCCACATAAAGTACCTGGAGAATAGGCTCTTTGAAATAGCTCATATTGCGAAAAGATATAAAATCGAGAATACCGTAACGCCTACCCAGTCTTCGATTTCAGAGTCTGATCGCGCCGAGATGGAAGAGTTTCTAGAGAATATCAAACTCCTGATTAATACCCTGGGACACAAAGTTTTTGAAGAAAAGCGGGAATACAAATCGAGGTTAAAGACTCTACAGGATATTTTTAATATAAATGCATCCAGGGGTGCCAATGCCCAGGGAGAGCCTACATCTGAGGGATTCGTCGTGTTTAAGGGTTCAAAAATTGCTACTACCACGGTTGCTTCCTTTCCGCCATACATGAGCAAGCTTAGACAACGCCTTGTTGATGAGGGCATTATTCAAATGAATGGAGGTGATTTGATATTAGTAGATGACTATATTTTCAATAGCGCATCCACAGCAGCTGCCCTTGTTATGGGCCGGAGTGCGAATGGGCTTGTGGAATGGAAATTACCCGGTGGAAAGACTTTAAAAAGTTATGAATCAGAAGACAAACTACTCACTTCAAATACAGTTTCAATAGAGACCTACGAACAATGA
- a CDS encoding glycosyl hydrolase has translation MKKLLLLLLLLAGVAHAQTPSTAKPWTFWWWMGSAANERDITAQLEGFKKAGLGGVHISPIYGVKGYEKEFVPFLSKEWLHLLDYTVLEGKRLGLGVDMTTGTGWPFGGPTVTPEMAAKAMTVKDGQIQVAPTRQKVKRAAPGGEGFVLDPFHPTAMGTYLMWFDTTLNTIADRPRGMYNDSYEAYGANWTTNFREEFRKRRGYDLMDQLTLLQDTTANVPAQLVRIDYLQTLSELLRERYTRPWTQWSKKNGYETRYQAHGSPGNLLDLYDEASIPETESFGTSRFPIPGLRIDPDYSIQQFGTPNPLAMKFASSAAHFSGKPLVSSETGTWLANHFKVSLSQVKPQIDELFTAGINHIFYHGTTYSPPAESYPGWLFYASTNFGPTSHFAEHFPLLNRYVENSQKLLQNSRPDNDILVYFPIHDLWAEPGHSGGGIHLLEVHHVDRWLLKLPFGQLSEKLWQRGYTFDFVSDDQLTRLKVDKNGGLNSGSSTYKTILIPASTYLPAATLAELQRLAKAGAKIIFEQKVPSQVAGFANHAQRQAEFTKSVDQLTKNKTVTVASDWEGTLAANGVRPEAMAAQGLTFIRKTYENKPLYFVANVGDQFSSGWLTTERGRYFQRYDPMTGEGTPLPTRQQNGKTELFLSLLPGQSCFLKSVEKPSTDAVAHTPTQSLPITGTWDVTFLKGMPSLPEKTSVATLQSWTTFSDSASYFSGKARYSLSFEVPAEVASRKELILDLGDVREVASVTINGKPIGVAWSIPFQLKVPPGTLQPEKNTLEVEVTNLSANYMRLRDAQAPEWKKFYDANIVDITYKKLDISKWEPMPSGLLGPVRLMY, from the coding sequence ATGAAAAAACTACTTCTACTACTCCTTCTGTTGGCCGGTGTAGCCCATGCCCAAACTCCCTCCACGGCCAAACCCTGGACTTTCTGGTGGTGGATGGGCAGCGCCGCCAACGAGCGCGACATCACGGCCCAACTGGAAGGCTTTAAAAAAGCCGGACTGGGTGGTGTGCACATCAGCCCCATTTACGGGGTAAAAGGCTACGAGAAAGAGTTTGTGCCGTTCTTGTCCAAAGAATGGCTCCACTTGCTGGACTATACCGTGCTGGAAGGTAAGCGGCTGGGCTTGGGCGTGGACATGACCACGGGTACGGGCTGGCCCTTCGGTGGCCCTACCGTCACGCCCGAGATGGCCGCCAAAGCCATGACCGTGAAAGATGGGCAAATACAGGTAGCCCCTACCCGGCAAAAGGTAAAGCGCGCTGCGCCGGGCGGCGAGGGCTTTGTGCTCGACCCGTTTCACCCCACGGCTATGGGTACCTACCTGATGTGGTTCGACACGACGCTGAATACCATTGCCGACCGTCCGCGCGGCATGTACAACGACTCCTACGAAGCTTACGGAGCCAACTGGACCACCAACTTTCGGGAAGAATTCCGCAAGCGCCGGGGTTATGACCTGATGGACCAGCTGACTCTTCTGCAAGATACCACCGCCAACGTACCCGCTCAACTGGTACGCATCGACTACCTGCAAACCCTATCAGAACTACTGCGAGAGCGCTACACCCGGCCATGGACGCAGTGGAGCAAGAAGAACGGCTACGAAACCCGTTACCAGGCGCACGGCTCGCCCGGCAACCTGCTCGATCTGTACGACGAAGCCAGCATCCCCGAAACCGAGTCGTTCGGCACCAGCCGCTTTCCCATTCCCGGCCTGCGCATCGATCCTGATTATTCGATCCAGCAATTCGGCACGCCCAATCCGCTGGCGATGAAGTTTGCCTCGTCGGCGGCGCATTTTTCGGGCAAACCGCTGGTGAGTTCCGAAACAGGTACTTGGCTCGCCAATCACTTTAAAGTTTCGCTGTCGCAGGTAAAGCCGCAGATTGACGAATTATTTACGGCGGGTATCAACCATATTTTTTACCACGGTACCACCTACTCGCCACCCGCCGAGTCGTATCCGGGCTGGCTGTTTTATGCCTCCACTAATTTTGGTCCTACCTCGCACTTTGCCGAGCATTTTCCATTGCTGAACCGCTACGTGGAAAACTCGCAGAAACTCCTCCAAAACAGCCGTCCCGACAACGACATACTGGTGTACTTTCCCATCCATGACCTGTGGGCCGAACCGGGGCATTCGGGTGGAGGCATTCATTTGCTGGAAGTCCATCACGTCGATCGCTGGCTCCTCAAGCTACCCTTCGGCCAACTGAGCGAAAAGCTATGGCAGCGAGGCTATACCTTCGATTTTGTATCGGACGACCAGCTTACCCGCTTGAAAGTAGATAAAAATGGCGGTCTGAATTCGGGTAGTAGTACCTACAAAACCATCCTGATTCCGGCCAGTACCTACCTGCCTGCGGCAACCTTGGCGGAATTGCAACGACTAGCTAAGGCCGGAGCCAAAATCATTTTTGAGCAAAAGGTACCCTCGCAGGTAGCAGGCTTTGCCAACCACGCCCAGCGGCAGGCTGAATTTACCAAATCAGTGGACCAGCTTACGAAAAACAAAACCGTTACCGTAGCTTCCGACTGGGAAGGTACCCTGGCCGCGAACGGCGTCCGGCCCGAAGCCATGGCGGCCCAAGGACTGACCTTTATCCGAAAAACGTACGAGAATAAACCGCTATACTTTGTGGCGAATGTGGGAGATCAGTTTAGTTCCGGCTGGCTCACCACCGAGCGGGGCAGGTACTTCCAGCGCTATGATCCGATGACGGGCGAAGGTACCCCATTACCCACGCGACAACAAAATGGTAAGACGGAACTGTTCTTATCCCTGCTCCCCGGTCAATCCTGTTTTCTGAAATCGGTGGAAAAACCATCGACTGACGCAGTGGCCCATACGCCTACCCAGTCGCTACCGATCACAGGTACCTGGGATGTGACGTTCCTGAAAGGTATGCCTTCTCTACCCGAAAAGACGTCGGTGGCTACCCTGCAATCCTGGACTACCTTCTCCGATTCAGCGAGTTACTTTTCGGGAAAAGCCCGCTACTCGCTGTCGTTTGAGGTACCTGCCGAAGTAGCTTCCCGGAAAGAGTTGATCCTCGATCTGGGCGATGTACGGGAAGTGGCTTCGGTCACCATCAACGGAAAGCCTATCGGTGTAGCGTGGAGCATTCCGTTCCAGCTTAAGGTACCCCCAGGTACCTTGCAGCCCGAAAAAAACACGCTGGAAGTGGAGGTAACCAACCTGTCGGCCAACTACATGCGGCTCCGCGATGCGCAGGCTCCGGAATGGAAGAAGTTTTACGACGCCAATATCGTGGATATTACTTACAAGAAGCTCGATATCAGCAAGTGGGAGCCGATGCCTTCGGGACTGCTGGGGCCCGTGCGGCTCATGTACTAG
- a CDS encoding C40 family peptidase, producing the protein MKYILSIIGLGLLLTVIHQARQNFTTLDPQPFETSLVADRGTHTMGQELVEYAKLFYGVPYRYGSSDPEKGFDCSGFISHVYTHFGIEVPRSSVNFTDVGTPVEVDSAAPGDLVLFTGTDPESGTVGHIGIVVKNDRDGLEFIHSTSGKQYSVTVTPLEGYYETRFVKVIRVI; encoded by the coding sequence ATGAAATATATCCTTTCAATCATAGGCCTGGGGCTACTGCTGACGGTAATCCATCAGGCCCGCCAAAACTTTACGACTCTGGACCCCCAGCCCTTTGAGACCTCCTTGGTTGCTGATCGAGGAACTCATACGATGGGCCAGGAACTGGTCGAATACGCTAAGTTATTTTATGGGGTACCTTACCGCTACGGATCGAGCGATCCCGAAAAAGGTTTTGATTGCTCCGGTTTTATCAGCCACGTCTACACGCATTTTGGCATCGAGGTACCCCGCTCTTCGGTCAACTTCACCGATGTAGGTACCCCCGTCGAGGTAGACAGTGCCGCTCCCGGCGATCTGGTGCTTTTTACGGGTACCGATCCCGAAAGTGGTACCGTAGGGCATATTGGCATTGTGGTCAAAAACGATCGTGACGGCTTGGAGTTCATTCATTCTACTTCCGGCAAGCAATACTCCGTGACGGTTACGCCCTTGGAAGGGTACTATGAAACCCGCTTTGTGAAGGTAATTCGGGTGATTTAG
- a CDS encoding alpha/beta hydrolase family protein: protein MKRTSTLIFLLLGFFDNPLFAQVELCQGAYFTEAQGKEFLKNNEVKTLAEWKSRADKIRANILEGMDLYPLPAKPTSKPIVHSRRIMNGYTVENIAFESMPGIFVTGNLYRPTAKLASYAAILCPHGHGTDPRLAEYTQIRSAMLARMGAIVLTTDMIGYGESKQSEHKIPKALKLQTINNMRALDFLLAQPGVDPERVGVTGESGGGTQTFVLTALDERVKVAVPCVMVSAHFFGGCTCESGMPIHKKGEFQTNNVEIAALAAPRPMLLISDGGDWTANVPNVEFPHIQKIYALYDQKNRVENAHFADEKHDYGPSKRKAMYPFMARYLKLDLTKVTDKTGTIDESLVKALPRSDLEVFNAAHPRPASAVMGDAAVMGLLE, encoded by the coding sequence ATGAAGCGTACTTCTACCCTTATATTCCTACTCCTTGGCTTTTTCGACAACCCGCTGTTTGCCCAGGTAGAACTTTGCCAGGGCGCCTACTTTACCGAAGCGCAGGGAAAGGAGTTTTTGAAGAACAATGAGGTTAAAACCCTAGCGGAATGGAAAAGTCGGGCGGACAAAATCCGGGCCAATATCCTGGAAGGAATGGACCTGTATCCGCTACCTGCTAAACCTACTTCCAAGCCCATCGTCCACAGTCGGCGGATCATGAATGGCTATACCGTGGAAAACATCGCCTTTGAAAGTATGCCGGGCATCTTTGTAACGGGCAATCTGTATCGCCCCACCGCTAAGCTGGCCTCCTACGCGGCCATCCTGTGCCCACATGGCCACGGCACCGACCCGCGCCTGGCCGAATACACCCAGATCCGCTCGGCGATGCTGGCGCGGATGGGGGCGATCGTGCTTACGACGGATATGATCGGCTACGGTGAATCCAAGCAGAGCGAACACAAAATCCCCAAAGCACTCAAACTCCAAACCATCAACAATATGCGAGCGCTGGACTTCCTGCTGGCGCAGCCGGGCGTCGATCCCGAGCGCGTGGGTGTCACGGGCGAGTCGGGCGGGGGTACCCAAACTTTTGTGCTCACGGCCCTCGACGAGCGTGTGAAGGTAGCCGTACCCTGCGTGATGGTGTCGGCGCATTTCTTCGGGGGTTGTACCTGCGAAAGCGGGATGCCGATTCATAAGAAGGGCGAGTTCCAGACCAATAACGTCGAGATAGCGGCTCTGGCCGCGCCGCGCCCGATGCTACTCATTTCTGACGGGGGCGACTGGACAGCCAACGTACCCAACGTGGAGTTTCCGCATATCCAGAAAATATATGCGCTGTACGATCAGAAAAACCGGGTGGAGAACGCTCATTTTGCCGACGAAAAGCACGATTACGGCCCCTCCAAGCGCAAGGCCATGTACCCTTTTATGGCCCGGTACCTGAAGCTGGATTTGACCAAAGTCACCGACAAGACCGGCACCATTGACGAGAGTCTGGTGAAGGCGCTTCCCCGTTCCGACCTGGAAGTTTTCAACGCCGCGCATCCGCGTCCGGCCTCGGCTGTGATGGGCGATGCCGCCGTGATGGGACTTTTGGAATAA